A part of Paenibacillus sp. sptzw28 genomic DNA contains:
- a CDS encoding ketopantoate reductase family protein gives MTKRAINVRIIIIGAGSLGLMYAARLARSGVSVLLLTRTEEQAESLNVNGITLEEAGAWLRPVPVTAVTLENYAASRRAESGDWIWLAVKQSHLSGDFMDKVAVISSHSAGLLCLLNGIGHMERLEAVIPAAGLYAAVSTEGALRVGDNSVRYTGRGTLTLGRWPKADGLEDEAQKMLARALAAAGIDTILSNEMDNRLYYKLLINAVINPLTAIYGVTNGELSLDPIRKKLMAALHDECETVLLAAGMRPDGDAWERLLSVCLQTAGNESSMLRDVKAGRTTEIEWINGGISALAKRTGIPSPLNDAVSAIVKALTLN, from the coding sequence ATGACGAAAAGGGCGATAAACGTGCGTATCATCATCATCGGAGCCGGTTCACTCGGACTAATGTATGCGGCAAGACTGGCGCGGTCGGGTGTTTCCGTCCTGCTGCTTACGCGAACGGAAGAGCAAGCGGAATCGCTTAACGTGAATGGAATCACGCTTGAGGAAGCCGGAGCTTGGTTGAGGCCTGTTCCCGTGACAGCCGTAACGCTCGAGAATTACGCCGCATCTCGCCGGGCGGAAAGCGGCGATTGGATTTGGCTTGCGGTGAAGCAGTCGCATCTGAGCGGTGATTTCATGGACAAGGTTGCCGTTATTTCTTCGCACTCGGCCGGGCTACTCTGTTTGCTGAACGGAATCGGCCATATGGAGAGGCTTGAGGCGGTCATCCCGGCCGCAGGGCTCTATGCTGCGGTTTCCACTGAAGGGGCGCTTCGCGTCGGCGATAACTCAGTGCGTTATACAGGCCGGGGTACGCTTACTCTCGGACGCTGGCCGAAGGCTGACGGATTAGAGGACGAAGCGCAAAAAATGTTGGCGCGTGCGCTGGCGGCGGCAGGAATTGATACAATTCTGTCGAATGAGATGGATAATCGTCTTTACTATAAATTGCTGATTAATGCCGTCATTAATCCCCTAACGGCCATTTACGGTGTCACGAACGGCGAATTGAGCTTGGACCCGATAAGGAAAAAACTGATGGCTGCGCTTCACGACGAGTGCGAAACGGTCCTGCTTGCCGCCGGAATGCGGCCGGACGGAGATGCGTGGGAGCGTTTGCTTTCTGTTTGCCTGCAAACGGCGGGTAACGAATCCTCCATGCTGCGTGACGTAAAGGCCGGTCGGACGACTGAAATCGAGTGGATAAACGGGGGGATTTCGGCTCTGGCGAAGCGGACGGGCATTCCTTCTCCTCTGAACGACGCCGTTTCGGCAATAGTCAAAGCGTTAACATTGAATTAA
- a CDS encoding RsfA family transcriptional regulator yields MTAVRQDAWSPDDDLILAEVTLRHIREGSTQLAAFEEVGERIGRTSAACGFRWNSCVRKRYEDAIQIAKQQRQKRNYMKKQTYVAAPHVSSIAIIDTEERTYKNEPVTEESLSIDTVIRFLRQWKGTYQELTRQIKTLERDLRDKDEELFTLREQNQKLSLEVNNAQTDYRAVNDDYKTLIQIMDRARRLTVLTEEDEAKPRFKMDANGNLERIE; encoded by the coding sequence ATGACAGCAGTCAGACAAGATGCGTGGAGCCCGGATGACGATCTCATCTTAGCCGAGGTCACGTTGCGGCATATTCGGGAAGGCAGCACTCAGCTAGCCGCTTTCGAAGAAGTCGGAGAACGAATCGGAAGGACTTCCGCCGCATGCGGTTTTCGTTGGAACAGCTGTGTCCGCAAGCGTTATGAAGATGCGATTCAAATCGCGAAGCAGCAGCGCCAGAAACGGAACTATATGAAAAAGCAAACGTATGTCGCAGCCCCTCATGTGTCTTCTATCGCGATCATCGACACGGAAGAGCGCACGTACAAAAACGAGCCGGTTACGGAAGAGTCGTTATCCATCGATACGGTTATTCGTTTCCTTCGTCAATGGAAAGGTACTTATCAGGAGCTGACACGGCAAATCAAAACGCTTGAGCGGGATCTGCGCGACAAGGATGAAGAGCTTTTCACTCTTAGGGAGCAAAATCAAAAGCTGTCGCTGGAAGTCAATAACGCACAAACCGATTACCGTGCCGTTAATGACGATTACAAAACGCTCATTCAAATTATGGACCGTGCCCGGCGTCTCACTGTGTTAACGGAAGAAGACGAAGCGAAGCCCAGGTTCAAGATGGACGCCAACGGCAACCTGGAACGAATCGAGTAA
- a CDS encoding PhoH family protein — protein MKKIFVLDTNVLLHDPQAIFAFADNEVIIPAVVLEEIDSKKRLADELGRNARSVSRLLDQMRENGHLHEGIQLNNGGLLKVELNHRSFVRVQEMFGEMSNDNRILAVALNYYMEEQNKEEPRPVVIVSKDVLVRIKADVLGLSAEDYLSDRVVAPSDVYAGYLTIFVHPSVIDEFYTYRFLTIKNLQLGTKLHPNEFVILRDEMGTSKSALLKVTQDGARLEPLYLSNDPVWGITARNAQQRMALELLLSDDVPLVTLTGKAGTGKTLLALAAGLMKVEDEHKYKKLLIARPVVPMGKDIGYLPGEKEEKLRPWMQPIYDNLEYLFDTKKSGDIDKILMGLGSIQVEALTYIRGRSIPAQFIIIDEAQNLTRHEVKTIVSRVGEGSKIVLMGDPEQIDHPYLDSVSNGLTHIVERFKQEGISGHMTLEKGERSKLAQLAADLL, from the coding sequence ATGAAAAAAATATTCGTGCTCGATACTAATGTGCTGCTGCACGATCCACAAGCGATATTCGCTTTCGCTGACAATGAGGTCATAATTCCCGCGGTGGTGTTGGAAGAGATCGATTCGAAGAAGAGGCTTGCCGACGAACTGGGACGCAACGCCCGCTCCGTATCGAGATTGCTTGATCAGATGCGCGAGAACGGCCATTTACATGAAGGCATCCAGCTGAACAACGGGGGGCTCCTTAAAGTAGAGCTCAACCATCGCAGTTTTGTACGTGTACAGGAAATGTTCGGCGAAATGTCCAACGATAACCGCATCTTGGCCGTCGCCTTAAATTATTACATGGAGGAACAAAATAAAGAGGAGCCAAGACCGGTCGTCATTGTGAGCAAGGACGTGCTGGTCCGGATCAAGGCGGATGTGCTGGGACTTTCCGCCGAAGATTATTTGTCCGACCGTGTCGTCGCTCCCTCGGACGTGTATGCCGGCTATTTGACGATATTCGTTCATCCATCAGTAATTGACGAATTCTATACCTATCGTTTCCTGACGATTAAAAACCTGCAGCTTGGCACCAAGCTCCATCCTAATGAGTTTGTTATTCTGCGGGACGAGATGGGCACTTCCAAATCGGCACTGCTGAAAGTGACGCAGGATGGGGCGAGACTCGAGCCGCTTTACTTAAGCAACGATCCGGTATGGGGTATTACCGCCCGGAACGCGCAGCAGCGTATGGCGCTGGAGCTGCTCCTAAGCGATGATGTTCCGCTTGTAACGCTGACGGGTAAAGCCGGCACCGGCAAAACGCTGCTTGCACTGGCGGCAGGGCTTATGAAAGTCGAGGATGAGCATAAATACAAGAAGCTGCTCATTGCAAGGCCGGTAGTGCCGATGGGGAAGGATATCGGTTATTTGCCAGGCGAGAAGGAAGAAAAGCTGCGTCCGTGGATGCAGCCGATTTATGATAATCTGGAATATTTGTTCGATACGAAGAAGTCCGGGGACATTGATAAAATACTGATGGGTTTGGGCAGCATTCAGGTCGAAGCTCTAACCTATATCCGCGGCCGCTCGATACCGGCGCAGTTTATCATTATCGACGAAGCGCAAAACTTGACACGGCATGAAGTGAAGACAATTGTGTCACGCGTCGGCGAAGGCAGTAAAATCGTGCTAATGGGTGACCCGGAGCAAATCGACCATCCTTATCTGGATTCAGTTAGCAACGGTCTGACCCACATCGTGGAGCGATTCAAGCAGGAGGGCATCAGCGGCCATATGACACTCGAGAAGGGCGAACGCTCCAAGCTCGCCCAATTGGCGGCCGACCTCCTTTAG
- a CDS encoding YhcN/YlaJ family sporulation lipoprotein → MFKWLVSAMVLCLLATGCGTVARNETSPSPQNDNRVRVQQTAPRKEEISNPQQVAAHLESLARRVPGVRGAHCVVMGNTAVVGIDVDGRMERSRVGTIKYAVAEAFLKDPYGINAIVTADMDLTNRIREIGADIGRGRPFSGFAEELSDIMGRIVPQLPRETQTRETEQGNQDAPKMKKNL, encoded by the coding sequence ATGTTTAAGTGGCTGGTGTCGGCTATGGTCCTTTGCTTGCTCGCAACAGGCTGCGGTACTGTCGCTCGCAATGAGACATCACCCTCCCCGCAAAATGATAACCGCGTTCGCGTTCAGCAAACTGCGCCCCGCAAGGAAGAAATCAGCAACCCGCAACAAGTTGCGGCGCATTTGGAGTCATTGGCACGGCGAGTTCCCGGTGTAAGAGGAGCCCACTGTGTTGTTATGGGAAATACGGCGGTCGTCGGTATTGATGTGGATGGCAGGATGGAACGGTCCCGGGTGGGAACGATTAAATATGCGGTGGCGGAAGCGTTCCTAAAAGATCCTTACGGTATCAATGCCATCGTTACAGCCGATATGGACCTTACTAACCGTATCAGGGAAATTGGGGCCGATATCGGGCGTGGACGACCGTTCTCCGGCTTTGCCGAGGAGCTCTCGGACATCATGGGACGAATTGTACCTCAATTGCCCCGCGAGACGCAGACGAGGGAAACGGAACAAGGCAATCAGGATGCACCCAAAATGAAGAAGAATTTGTAA
- a CDS encoding DUF2626 domain-containing protein — translation MARMFRVLGFWTLVIALMAFAGDMTEMALLFFIQTVVFVLLGYLNFSEKTYLLMFWGYMVISFIGFTYWTVFVMGNPF, via the coding sequence ATGGCACGTATGTTCCGGGTACTCGGCTTTTGGACGCTTGTCATCGCTCTTATGGCGTTCGCCGGCGATATGACCGAGATGGCGCTCTTGTTCTTTATCCAAACGGTCGTGTTTGTCCTGTTAGGCTATTTGAACTTTTCCGAAAAAACTTACCTGCTGATGTTCTGGGGTTATATGGTAATCTCGTTTATCGGCTTCACGTATTGGACCGTATTTGTAATGGGTAACCCATTTTAG
- a CDS encoding DUF3397 domain-containing protein — translation MQMIWESIMHVYAVLAVIPIIPFLLIYFGYAALSGNRKKAFRTAMDVTTALLIGCVSVLFNNVFNSTFGFYGILLVLLLGGGLIGNVQYRTRGSIDVPRIMRAIWRLGFFLMGLFYVVLMCIGIGKSFFNV, via the coding sequence ATGCAAATGATTTGGGAGAGCATCATGCACGTCTATGCGGTGCTGGCCGTCATTCCCATTATCCCTTTCTTACTGATTTATTTTGGATACGCCGCATTGAGCGGCAACCGGAAGAAGGCATTCCGGACGGCGATGGATGTGACGACCGCTTTGCTGATCGGCTGCGTGTCCGTACTATTTAACAATGTATTCAACAGCACCTTCGGGTTTTACGGAATACTGCTCGTGCTGCTGCTCGGCGGAGGATTGATCGGCAACGTTCAGTACCGGACACGCGGCAGCATCGATGTCCCCCGAATCATGAGAGCGATTTGGCGGCTCGGCTTCTTCTTGATGGGATTGTTTTATGTCGTGCTCATGTGCATCGGAATCGGCAAAAGCTTTTTTAATGTGTAG
- a CDS encoding extracellular solute-binding protein, with protein sequence MSRRKYVLMLIGVFLICSALLVPMIGKPGSSATTWGGVASVKKPPLIDPNNEAAATIRIAVSMSEAEYHYWLESNEMFEMKHPAVKVVIVNFPENAAYEAWKTAAQSGEPFDVMLLYNNRVGEFAVQGYLLPADEIYTGDMLSDQLEALTNTLKWNGSLWGVPVDSNPMLIVWQSELLKRSGLNKPPDTWEDYIRGYNALQSALPSVMPINILLSDPRQITAWLGAFSGRGEAAKLPPLNAKAKQQIRFLAEHRGKLAEPNSQEQTAEVLSRLRAGELMSAVMPWTVYRSNVDDSVTIATPSKLPLAWLGGRSFVLSAQSERLEQARLWISQMTSVDGQVRRYQTIGTLPARKSAYAGEFETAAITSRPPYWALGLFKGQALAADPYWTASWDRWAKLWGSVKADAFTSETAEELIGQWNEESGAKAPLQVDGKLDN encoded by the coding sequence GTGTCGCGCAGGAAATATGTATTAATGCTTATTGGCGTGTTCCTTATTTGCTCGGCGCTGCTTGTTCCGATGATCGGCAAGCCCGGTTCTTCGGCTACAACCTGGGGTGGAGTCGCTTCGGTGAAGAAGCCGCCGCTCATTGATCCAAATAATGAAGCAGCAGCTACTATCCGAATCGCCGTCTCTATGAGCGAAGCTGAATATCATTATTGGCTTGAAAGCAATGAAATGTTTGAAATGAAGCATCCCGCGGTGAAGGTCGTTATCGTAAATTTCCCGGAGAACGCCGCCTATGAAGCGTGGAAGACAGCGGCGCAAAGCGGAGAACCGTTCGACGTTATGCTTCTGTACAACAACCGTGTCGGAGAATTTGCGGTACAGGGGTACTTGCTGCCCGCTGATGAGATCTATACAGGCGATATGCTCAGCGATCAATTGGAAGCGCTAACAAATACATTGAAATGGAACGGTTCGCTTTGGGGAGTACCTGTTGACAGCAACCCTATGCTTATTGTCTGGCAAAGTGAGCTTCTGAAGAGATCGGGTCTGAATAAACCGCCGGACACTTGGGAGGACTATATAAGAGGCTATAACGCGCTGCAGAGCGCATTGCCGTCCGTTATGCCCATCAATATCCTTCTGTCTGATCCAAGGCAGATTACAGCTTGGCTGGGCGCTTTCAGCGGGCGTGGGGAGGCGGCAAAGTTACCGCCTTTAAATGCAAAGGCAAAGCAGCAAATCCGATTTCTTGCCGAGCACCGGGGGAAACTCGCCGAGCCAAACAGCCAAGAACAGACAGCCGAGGTACTTAGTAGGCTTAGAGCCGGTGAATTGATGTCCGCCGTAATGCCGTGGACGGTATACCGGTCAAATGTAGATGACAGTGTGACCATCGCGACTCCCTCAAAACTACCGCTTGCATGGCTTGGCGGCAGAAGCTTTGTACTATCGGCTCAATCAGAGCGCCTGGAACAGGCACGCTTATGGATAAGCCAGATGACTTCCGTTGACGGGCAGGTTAGGCGGTATCAAACAATCGGCACGCTGCCGGCGCGAAAATCGGCGTATGCGGGAGAGTTCGAAACCGCTGCAATCACAAGCCGTCCTCCCTACTGGGCGCTGGGTTTATTTAAAGGGCAGGCACTGGCAGCCGATCCGTATTGGACGGCGAGCTGGGACAGATGGGCCAAGCTGTGGGGGAGCGTTAAAGCGGATGCTTTCACCTCGGAAACGGCGGAAGAGCTAATTGGCCAGTGGAATGAAGAAAGCGGCGCCAAAGCGCCGCTACAGGTTGACGGAAAGCTTGACAATTAA
- a CDS encoding class I SAM-dependent methyltransferase: MKPSEELTKRIINRIRTEGAEGWLRAEPDVMQAVSCISFRDYMDMCLYDDEGGYYRSGALRIGKTGDFYTSSAVGSVMGDKLAAFIARVIESFGGDAEVAEWGAGTGRLSRHILTAWERLGHPWMNNLTYSLIEGNPVHLAEARRTIGEVGCKAPVRFMTPEDAERSDWSGKPLIVFANELLDAFPVHRVVWKNGRLWELGVACAADADNEAVSGGRLFRYAFMPLTDARIAQSLKADGIVLREGQEFEVNLAAERWISLVGRLAADGALIIIDYGHEAAELAAPHRMRGTLLCYKEHVAHDDPFVYAGRQDITAHVNFSACRRAAEGSGWEVVYYDTQKQFLVDQGILNDLTAHDGSNPFGEAAKNNRAIRQLLLSDAMSEAFKVMALRKKR, translated from the coding sequence TTGAAACCGTCGGAAGAGCTGACGAAACGGATTATAAACCGTATAAGGACTGAAGGCGCGGAGGGCTGGCTCAGGGCGGAACCGGATGTCATGCAAGCCGTGAGCTGTATATCGTTTCGTGATTATATGGATATGTGCCTATATGACGATGAGGGCGGCTATTATCGGTCAGGAGCGCTCCGAATCGGAAAAACGGGAGATTTCTATACGAGCTCGGCCGTTGGCTCGGTTATGGGGGATAAGCTGGCCGCCTTTATTGCCCGGGTAATTGAATCGTTCGGGGGGGATGCCGAAGTCGCGGAATGGGGAGCGGGAACCGGCAGACTGTCCCGGCACATTCTCACAGCCTGGGAGAGACTTGGGCATCCGTGGATGAACAATTTGACATATTCTCTCATCGAAGGCAATCCGGTTCACTTAGCCGAAGCCCGGAGAACAATTGGAGAAGTCGGCTGCAAGGCGCCAGTGCGGTTTATGACTCCGGAAGATGCAGAACGGTCGGATTGGAGCGGTAAACCACTCATCGTATTCGCAAATGAGCTGCTTGATGCGTTTCCCGTTCACCGGGTCGTTTGGAAGAACGGGCGTTTGTGGGAGCTTGGCGTAGCCTGCGCTGCCGACGCGGACAATGAAGCGGTATCCGGAGGGCGTCTTTTCCGGTATGCTTTCATGCCGCTAACTGATGCGCGTATTGCGCAATCGCTCAAGGCTGATGGCATAGTACTGCGGGAAGGACAGGAATTCGAAGTGAATCTTGCCGCGGAGCGGTGGATCTCCTTGGTCGGCCGGCTTGCGGCGGATGGAGCGCTCATTATTATCGACTATGGCCATGAAGCGGCTGAGCTTGCGGCGCCGCACCGGATGCGCGGCACTCTGCTTTGCTACAAGGAACATGTCGCGCATGACGATCCTTTCGTGTATGCCGGCCGGCAGGACATTACCGCGCATGTCAATTTTAGTGCATGCAGGCGCGCTGCGGAGGGTTCAGGCTGGGAGGTCGTTTACTATGATACCCAGAAGCAGTTTCTTGTTGATCAGGGAATACTGAATGATCTCACTGCGCATGATGGGTCGAATCCGTTCGGCGAAGCAGCAAAAAACAACCGCGCAATACGCCAACTGCTATTGAGTGACGCTATGAGCGAGGCGTTCAAGGTGATGGCGCTGCGCAAGAAGCGGTAA